From a single Glycine soja cultivar W05 chromosome 19, ASM419377v2, whole genome shotgun sequence genomic region:
- the LOC114398149 gene encoding mediator of RNA polymerase II transcription subunit 11-like: MDSQGQTTSLQRLQNVEKRIVKVLELAGGVMDELASPVGPRKDVVQNHCLEFMQLIKDIQVALRDEIKSACEYRPFEKCDYGSRIANEICHKKVEFIMSQLDAMKQTIDEYHAAV; the protein is encoded by the exons ATGGATTCACAGGGCCAGACAACTTCATTGCAGAGACTTCAGAATGTAGAAAAg AGAATTGTGAAGGTTTTGGAGCTTGCAGGAGGAGTCATGGATGAGCTTGCAAGCCCTGTTGGTCCTAGGAAGGATGTGGTCCAAAACCACTGCCTTGAGTTCATGCAATTAATCAAG GACATTCAGGTTGCATTGCGGGATGAAATCAAAAGTGCTTGTGAATATCGTCCATTTGAGAAATGTGACTATGGTTCAAGAATCGCCAATGAGATTTGTCACAAGAAAGTGGAATTTATTATGTCACAGTTAGATGCAATGAAACAAACTATAGATGAGTATCATgcagcagtttga